In Nicotiana tabacum cultivar K326 chromosome 19, ASM71507v2, whole genome shotgun sequence, one DNA window encodes the following:
- the LOC142173593 gene encoding endo-1,4-beta-xylanase 4-like, with product MPLVRKAKVKIQAVDSQGQSLPNATVSLAQQKNNFPFGNAISQHILNNKAYQDWFTSRFMYTVFENEMKWYANEKIPGQLDYNVADAMLSLVQKYNIKVRGHNVFWDNPQNMPSWARYLSPAQLSATASRRINSVMNRYLGQLIHWDVVNENVHFSFLEQMLGKNASAVYYTSRSERDNYVGTMES from the coding sequence ATGCCGCTGGTACGCAAAGCTAAAGTGAAAATCCAAGCAGTGGATTCTCAAGGCCAATCTTTACCAAACGCAACTGTCTCCCTAGCACAACAAAAGAACAATTTCCCGTTTGGCAATGCAATAAGCCAACACATCCTAAACAACAAAGCCTACCAAGATTGGTTTACTTCAAGATTCATGTACACAGTTTTCGAAAACGAAATGAAATGGTACGCCAACGAGAAAATCCCCGGCCAACTAGACTACAACGTAGCTGATGCTATGCTTAGTCTTGTCCAAAAATATAACATTAAAGTCCGCGGCCACAATGTCTTTTGGGATAATCCTCAGAATATGCCCTCGTGGGCGCGTTATCTTTCACCAGCACAGTTATCCGCAACTGCATCAAGAAGGATAAATTCAGTGATGAATAGATATTTAGGCCAACTTATTCATTGGGATGTTGTGAATGAAAATGTCCACTTCTCGTTCTTAGAGCAGATGCTAGGGAAGAATGCGTCTGCTGTTTACTACACATCCAGGAGTGAAAGGGATAATTATGTAGGCACCATGGAATCCTAA